The nucleotide window CTTTCCAGGGAAATAACCGACATCGGTGACCTGTGGCGTGATTTCGCGGTAGATATTGCCCGCGTGTACAAAAACCGAAACAGCAAATCCGACATCTACAACAACCTGTCCCAATCCATGCTGAATATAGCCGATCTGGAGGAGGCGTTTTTCAGAAAGTTGAGGGAGGTGGTGAGGTAAAAATTAGTCTGCACGAAAAGATTGATTTTGTTAAACACTAATGATATTAAGATTAGAGATTACTAAGCTTGTATATCTGGAAAAAAACCACCAACATGGAAGAATTTTGCAGTAATATGCAACCCGAATAAATTGCAGTAGCGAAGTTTTCAAAATTCCATCAAACTCAGATTAGTTCAACACCATCATTTCTAAAAAAAATATACTTTTGATTATGTTTAAAAGCATGGGGAGTTTATAGGAATAATTAACGCGCTGCAACTTGGATAGGTCTTGAAAACACTAATGAATATACATCCTATTTAAATTCGTATTCTAATGCACCAGCAAAATTTATCTACATATCCCAAATTAGAAACAAAATCCAATCTCTTAAGAACTCTTGCCAATGATCTCAAAAATTACAATAGTACTATATTTCTTATTTTTAAGTAATTTATTTTTATCTCAAAAAAGAGAAAGCATTTATTTGGAGTTTGGAAAACCAAGTGCTGTTTCGAAAGACAAAAATATTATAGTTGAAATATATAAACTCAATTTTATTGACTGTGGGGAAAAGGTTACGAGATTAAATTTAGATGAAAATAACAGAATTACTAAACAGGTCTCTATCAAAAGTAGCAGTAAACCTTCTTTAGTTTTTACTTATAATAGTCTTAAAAATCCAGTTAAAAAAGTTGCTGATAAAAATATTAACTTTCTCTCAATTCAAGAATTACAAAATATTGAATCTACAAGCTTAGTTGATATGCTACGAAATTTTAAGAATATTTTTATAATTGATAAAAAAAAGAGCGTAAAAAAAGTGAGTTATGAAGTGCTGGGCAATCTATGACTAATAATGGTTATTCAGGCCTTAGCTCGTGCATTTTAGCAGGGATTTCTATTATTGAAAACAAATTAATACTCCCCGCTACCGCGCGATTGCATCGCGTTGCTACCCCCCGCTACCCCCCGCTACCCCCGCTGCCGCGCGAATCCTTTCGCGTGCGCAGAAAGAAACTACAAATTTCATAATCCTGAAGGTCTTTATTTCATAACCCCACGATCTCGCGGATTTGTAAACCGTGACCGTTTCGTCATTAAAAGACCCACATACGATTAGAAAACCTTTCGAAGTCCATTTTTTGTTATTTCATTCTACTACGTAAAACGCTGTAAATTATTCCATTCACTTGGTTTACAGGTAGATAAATTTTAACTTTAATTGAATTTATTAACCAATAAAACTCAAAATCATGGAAAACAATGTATTAACAAAGGAAGTACTGGATTTCTTACCGGAACCGTTTCAGGTGGCTCAAAAGGCTATTGACCTGCCAGAAGTAAAGGAAATGATGGCAAGGCTGGCCAAATATAATCTGGGGGTTTTTATGCCCCATCAGCATAATGCGGAAAGTGGTGCCTTCGAAGTTTTGGAAGACGGTAAAATGCAGATGGAAAACGACCTCCAGGTTTCCTTTATGACCAAAGAGGAGGCAGCCAAAATAAACAGTCTGCCCGTAGGCTGGGTTTGGAAAAACGATGGCGTGCGGGGATCCGCAGAGTGCACTTTCGGCTGTCATTGGGAGATTAGCCCTACAACAGGTGCTGCCGTCCACATCAAAAATCATAAATAGTACAAGAACAAACTGTAAGTCTGTGAAGTCACTTACAATGCTGTTTTTACTGATCTGCCCCAACAGTTTATTCGGTCAAGGCGCCCGGGATTCCTCAACAATAATTGTAAAATATAAATTCACTTTTGTTCAGGATTCCCTGGATATGAGCTCAGTTATTTAGTGCAGAAAAAAGGCATAGAAGTTACCCGCGAGCAGTATATATTCAAAAAGGAATGAGTTTATGAGTGATCCCCTTCAAGGCCGAGTGAATAACCCTGAATACAGAAACAGGATAAAAGCCAACAGACTTAGGTATAATAATTCTTTGGAGTGAGGTTACAGATGACTTAATAGAACCCCGTCTATTGATCTATTCGAAACGCATGTTCATAGGCAATCTAAAATTGCTTTTTACTGGCTGACCATTAATTTTAGCAGGAAGCCACCGCTCTTTTATATTGGAAAGCACACGGACCATTTCATTTCCCAAAGCCGCATTTCCTGTGTATTTAATGTCGGTAATCCGGCCTTCGGTGGTAATTATAAAAGTGGTTTCGGAAGCTAGCATTCCTTTCCCGGTGATTTTGGATGCATTGAAATCTTTCATTATTGCCTGACGGAATTTCTGCAAACCACCAGGGTATTCCGCTGCCTCTTCCACCTCAGTATAAACAGAATCAGTTTTTATCTGGATTTCCTGTGCAGAGATAAGCAGGCCAAAAAGCAAAAGAAACAAAGCGAGAAATTTTTTCATAGTTGCTGTTTTTAAACTCAGTTTATTGGAGTTAACATTTAACTGCAAGTTTAGTGAAATTAAACTTATTTGTAAGATTTTAACTTGAGCAGTCAGACGAATTAATTTTATCGGCAAGTACTCAGTGACGTACATCCAACTACCACCCAATTCACTGCCCTTTCCCCTTCCCTCTAAATTCACTATTTTGCAGGCTGAAAACCATCGATTTTGGCTACAAACATCATTGAAATAAAAAACCTCTACAAGAAATATAAAAATGCAGACGATTTCTCTGTGAACAATATTTCGCTGGAGATCGCAGAAAACGAAATCTACGGCATCCTCGGTCCGAACGGTGCCGGTAAAACCACCCTGATTTCCATGCTCTGCGGACTTATAAAACCCACCTCCGGCAGCTATACCATTAACGGACTCTCGCCCCGCAACCGGCTGAACTCCATAAAAAAAATTACCGGAATTGTACCGCAGGAATACGCGCTCTACCCTACCCTGACCGCCAGGGAAAACCTGATGTTCTTTGGCGCACTTTACGGTTTGAAGCATGCCGATCTGCACCAAAAGATCGATACCATGCTGGAGCGTGTGGGCCTTACCAATTTCGCCAACAAAAAGATCGAACATTTTTCCGGCGGAATGAAGCGCCGCTGCAACCTTATCGCCGGCATTATGCACAGCCCTAAAGTCCTTTTCCTGGATGAGCCAACTGTGGGAGTGGATGTACAGTCGCGAAATGTAATCATTGAATTCCTGAAAGAGCTGAACCAAAAGGGAACCAGCATTGTGTACACCTCGCACCACCTTCAGGAAGCGCAGGAGTTCTGTACGAAGATCGCCATCATAGACAACGGTCAGATTTATGCCATCGGCAGTCCGGAGGAACTCATTGCCAACATCCCAAAAGCCGAAAACCTGGAAGACGTTTTCATTTCACTAACCGGAAAAGAACTTCGCGATGTTATATAAACTCTGGAGAGCCCTGTGGAAGGAGATCTTATTGCTGAAACGAGACATGGGCGGCATCCTGATCATCTTCATCATGCCCCTGGTGCTCATCATCACCATTACGCTTATTCAGGATTCCACCTTCAAAAATCTGGAGGGCACCAAAATCCCGCTTTTACTTGTTGACAATGACAAATCCGAGGTTTCGAAAATCATAACGGACGGACTGAAAAAGGGCGATACCTTCGATCTCATCACGAACAATTTAGACGAAGACAAAGCCAGACAGGCGGTCTTCAACGGCGATTATCAGATGGCCATCGTGATTCCGGAAAATCTCACAGAGAACATGAACCAAAGCATCGACTTTAAGGTTCAGTCCATCGTAAGTTCCCTGGGCGTGGGCGAAACGGATACGGCGGCGGTGCAGCGTGAACTGCCCAAAGCAAAGGAAATCCACCTCTATTTCGATCCGGTGACCAGCGCAGGCTTCAAGAGCGGCGTGAAGAGTTCGGTAAATGAAATGGTAGCGACCATTGAAAATCAGAAAATCTACGCAGCCTTTCAGGACCAACTCGGAACCGAAGATGATATTTCTTTTGACCAGAAATTTATCGCTTTTAAGGAAATAACCCCGAAAGGCGATGACGAAGCCCTGCCCAACTCTGTTCAGCACAATGTGCCGGCCTGGGCCCTGTTTGCCATCTTCTTCATTGTGGTGCCGCTTTCCATCAACCTTGTAAAGGAAAAAAACCAGGGAACCATCATCCGCATCCTGGCCAACCATACGCCGTACTATGTGCACGTACTTGGCAAGACCTTCACTTATCTGATGATCTGCATGATACAGTTTTTGCTGATGCTTGCGGTGGGCGTTTATCTTTTCCCCTATCTGGACCTGCCGAAGTTTGAGGTAGCAGGAAAACTGCCTGAGTTGCTTTTCGTAACCTTCTTCGCCGGGTTGGCAGCCATCGGGTTTGGAATCCTGCTCGGAACTTTAACGGACACTCAGGAACAGTCGGCGCCGCTGGGTGCGACTTCGGTAGTAATTTTGGCGGCCATTGGCGGTATTTGGGTGCCGGTATTTATGATGCCTGACTTTATGCAGACCGTCTCAAAATTCTCGCCAATGAACTGGGGGCTCAATGCTTATTATGACATTATCCTGAGGAACGTCGGCATATCGCAGGTGCTGCCCGGGGTGGGCCTTTTGCTTTTGTTCTATATTGTAACAGTGCTTATAGCTTTAATTTATGAAAGAAAAAAACACTCCATCTGATGCCATCATAAACCGGCAAACGGTTAGGGTGCGCTTCAACGAGTGCGACCCGCTCGGGATTGTATGGCACGGTCACTATATTGTCTATTTTGAGGACGGACGCGAAGCCTTCGGGCGCGAGCACGGCATCTCTTATCTGGACGTTCAGCATAACGGATTTGCCACACCGATTGTGAGAACGGTTTGTGAACATTTTCTCCCTTTGAAATATGGCGAAACCATAACCGTTGAAACCACTTTCGTGAATTTGCCCACAGCAAAAATGATGTTCCGCTACCGGATCTTTAATGAAGAAAATAAACTGGTCTGCTCCGGCGAGACAGTTCAGGTATTTATCGATACGGACGGAAACCTTCAACTGTATAATCCAACCTTTTTTCAGCACTGGAAGGATAAAATGGGACTTTCATAATGGAGAAAATTTCGACCTATATCACAGATTACAACTGCGTTACACCTTTAGGTTACAATGCGGAAGACAATTGGCAAAATGTTCTGGACGGAAAATCCGGAATCAGGAAGCATGATCTTTTTGAGAACCAGCCACCTTTTCATGCAGGGATCATTGACAATAATGAACTCGAAAGTATTTTCACGGCTGAATTTAAATCTGAGAATTTCACGCGGCTGGAAAAAATGCTGCTGCTAAGCCTGAAACCGCTGATTGAAAAAAATGGCGTTAAGGAAAAAACAGCCTTCATCCTTTCTACTACCAAAGGAAACGTTTCCCTGCTGAAAAACAAAATTGCACCACCTAAGGAGGCTTACCTTTCAGTGCTCGCGAAGACAATCGCCGATGTTTTCGGCTTTAAAACAAAGCCGGTGGTCATTTCGAATGCCTGTGTTTCAGGTGTGATGGCGGTTTCGGTGGCTAAAAACATGATCGAGTCGGGGCTGTACGAAGATGCTTATGTTTTAGCCGGCGATGAGGTTTCGGAGTTTGTAATCTCGGGTTTCAACTCCTTCCAGGCTATGAGTTCGGAGCCTTGTAAACCTTACGATGAATCCCGTGACGGAATTACGATCGGTGAGGCCGCGGCAGCGTTGTACATAACCTCCACTCCACCAACTGACGGTATATATTTTGAAATCCTGGGTGAGAGTGCGGTAAATGATGCCAACCATATTTCCGGACCTTCCAGAACGGGCGAAGGTCTGTTCCGCAGCATTGAAAACGCATTAAAAGAAGCACAGATTTCCGCCGAAAAAATTAACTACCTGTCCGCACACGGTACTGCCACTATTTATAATGATGAAATGGAAAGCATCGCCTTTACACGGGCGGGCTTACAAAATGCGCCCGCAAACAGCCTTAAAGGCTTCTATGGACACTGTCTGGGAGCCTCGGGATTGCTGGAAATTATTATCGCTATGGAATGTGGCCGCAACAATACGTTAATTAAAAGCCTGAATCTTGAAAATCCCGGTGTTTCGCATACTCTGAATATCATTACCGAAAATAAAGCTCAGGAAATTGAATATATTTTGAAAACGGCTTCCGGATTTGGCGGGTCCAATGCAGCCATCATCCTGAAAAAATGTGCCCAATGAAAACGCTGAAAACGTGCAGTATAGAAAATGGCAGCATCACAGTGGATGATGAGGTGGTTTTTCAGGAAGCGCACCTCCATTTCGCTGATTTTGCCAAGGCTGTTTATAAAAAGTTCAGTTTCGACTATCCCAAATTCCACAAGATGGATGCTTTAAGCAAACTTGCATTTATGGCTTCCGAAATGGCATTGAGGGATGAAGAGAATAAAAACACCGCTTTGGTTTTCGCCAACCGGTCCTCCAGTCTGGATACCGACATGAAATATCAGGAAAGTATCAATTCGGAAGAAAATTATTTCCCAAGCCCGGCGGTTTTTGTATACACCCTCCCAAATATCTGTCTGGGTGAGATCAGCATCAGGCATCAGCTTCAAACCGAGAATGCTTTCTTCGTCATCAATGAGTTTGATGAAGACTTTATGAACCTTTACGCAGGACAGCTCCTGAAGTCAGGAAAGGCAGAGCAGGTGCTGGTGGGCTGGACGGAATTGTACGGGGAGAATTACAAAGGTTTTGTATATTTGTTGACCTTATAAAAGAAATTATGGACTTAAGAGAAGAATTAAAGCATAAAATTATAGAAGTACTGAACCTTGAAGATGTTTCTGCAGAGGAAATCGCAAACGATGCACCACTTTTCGGCGGCGGACTTGGATTGGATTCCATAGACGCGCTGGAACTTATCGTTTTACTGGACAAGCAGTACGGAATTAAGCTGGCTGACCCGAAGAAAGGGAAGGAAATCTTCGAAAGCATCGACACGATGGCTACCTATATCGAACAGCACAGAACCAAATAGTCCATGTCGCGAAAGATTGCCATCACCGGCATGGGAATCATTTCCTCCATTGGCCGGAATGTAGAAGAAAATTACGCCTCACTTCTGGAGTCCAGACATGGGATTTCCGATATCGAATTCCTTGAAACACGCCACCGTGGCGACGTGAAACTGGGGGAAATAAAAATGTCTAACGAAGACCTGATTTCAGAGTTGGGTATTCCCAAGGACAACAATTACGCACGCAGCACCCTCCTCGGCATTGTGGCGGCAAAGGAAGCCGTAGAAAGTGCCGGCATTAAGAACCTGGACCAATATCGCACAGGACTTATTTCATCAACAAGCGTGGGCGGTATGGACGTTACCGAAAAATACTTCTACGACTACGAAAACCAACCTGATAAACAGAAATACATCGCTACTCATGATGCCGGACAGTCCTCTTTGGCAATTGCTGAGGTTTTAGGTCTGAAAGGCATGGTTTCCACAATAAGTACAGCATGTTCATCGGCGGCCAATGCCATTATGATGGGTGCGAAACTTATACAGAGTGGCATTCTGGACCGTGTGATCGTAGGCGGCACCGACGGACTCTCAAAATTCACGCTGAACGGTTTCAAAACCCTGATGATCGTCACCGACACCTACAATACTCCTTTTGATAATGACCGCAAGGGTCTTAATCTGGGCGAAGCAGCCGCTTTTTTGGTACTGGAAAGTGATGAGGTCTTAGAGAAAGAAAATAAAAAGCCGATTGCCTGGCTGTCGGGGTATGCCAATGCGAACGATGCCCACCATCAGACCGCTTCCTCCGAAGACGGAACCGGTGCCTATCTGGCTATGGAAAAGGCGCTGAAAGTATCGGGACTTGACACAAGAGATATCAACTATATCAACGCGCACGGAACGGCGACTCCAAACAATGACCTCTCCGAAGGTACGGCCATGCTGAGGATTTTTGGTGATGGCCAGGTGCCGGATTTCAGTTCTACCAAAGCCTTTACAGGACACACTCTGGCTGCTGCTGCGGCAGTAGAAGCCGTCTATTCCATACTGGCAATCAACAACGGAGTCATCTTTCCAAACCTGAATTTTAAAACTCCGATGCAGGAGTTTGACCTTACGCCTGTAACAGAACTTAAGCGGAAGGAAATCAATCACGTACTCTCAAATTCATTTGGGTTCGGAGGCAACTGTTCCACTTTAATTTTCTCGAAATCATGAAGCCGGTTTATGTTAACAGTGCCGTGTGTATTTCGGTGCAGGACACGCTGAATGCAGAATTTTTCCATACAATGGAAGCTGAGCAAACCTCAGTGCTGCTTAATGCGGTTGCTCCCAATTATAAAGAGTTTATTCCGCCGGCTCAGATCAGACGGATGTCCAAAACGGTGAAGATGAGTGCCGTAGCCGCGCAGAAAGCCATGAACGAAGCCGGTATAGTGACACCGGATGCCATTATCGTTGGTACGGGAATGGGCTGCGAAGAGGACTCTGAGAAGTTTCTGAAAAACGTCATTGAAAACAATGAAGAATTCCTGACGCCTACACATTTCATACAATCCACACACAATACCGTAGCCGGACAGATTGCTTTGGCCAATTCATGCCATGCCTATAATTTCACGTATGTAAATCCGGGTTCATCGCTGGAAATGAGTCTGCTGGACGCGAAGCTTCAGATCGAACATGACGAAGCAAACAACATTCTGGTTGGCGCGACAGATGAAAAGGCGGCAAGGACGATGGAACTGTACCGTTTAAAAGGGACTATTAAAAAAGAAACAGATTTACCTGCAGATTACCTTGATTCATCCACAGCAGGTGTGGTTTGGGGCGAAGGTTCTGCCTTTTTCGTACTCAGTTCAGAAAAATCTGAAAATACAAGCGCACAGTTGCAGGAGGTAACTTTCATCAACAAGCTTGAAGAAAACGGGGTAAGTTCATTCATATCCGAATTTCTGGCTAAAAATAAACTGGAAACCACAGACATTGATGCGGTTTTACTGGGTTTCAGCGGAGATGCGCGCACAGATGGCTATTATAAAACCGCTATGGAAATATTTGAAGGGACAGATCAGCTTTTCTTCAAGCACCTTAGCGGCGAATTTAATACAGCCAGCGGATTTGCCTTCTTTATGGCCAACCAGATTCTGAAACGTCAGGAAATTCCGGAGGCGATGAGGATTAATAAGGACATTCAGAAAGATTTCATCAATAGTATCCTTATCTACAACCATCTTAATGGTGAAGACCACAGTTTGACCTTGCTCAAAAAAGCCTGACAGCCGGTTCTGCTTACAGGAATCGGGTAAAATGTATTTATCAATCTGCTTTAACTGCGTCATTTGAAACACCGGATTTCCATCTTAATTTTTATAGCCATCACGTTGGCTGTCTATTTCTTGAAAGGTGAACTATGGATGTACTTTGTTATATTGGCAATTTTCGGTGTGGTTACTTTTTTAGGCGTGACCAATATGGATTTCAACTGGTTCCTGAAAAGCTTTATCAGTAATCCAAAGGCTGAAGACCGAATCATTGCACTTACATTCGACGATGGACCAACTGAATTTACCCCAAAATTCCTGGACCTTTTGGCCAGGCATGAGCAAAAAGCAACTTTTTTCTGCATTGGAACACAGATAATAAAGCATCCGGAAATCTTCAACAGAACAGTTGCTGAAGGCCATGAGGTGGGCAACCATACCTTTTCACATTCCAAGGCAACCGGTTTTCTTTCCACTTTCAGGATGAAAAGGGAAATCTTGCGTAACGACAGAGTGATGCTGAAGAAATCAGATCTCACCACAGACCTTTACCGTCCTCCATTTGGCATTACCAATCCAAATATCGCCCGGGCAATAAGCAGAACCGGTAAGAAGTCCATCGGGTGGAATATACGTAGTTTCGACACGGCCATCAGCAACGAAAAAAAGATACTAAAAAGGATACTGCCCAAAATTGAACCCGGAAGCGTAATCCTGCTCCATGACACTTCAGATAAATCCTACCGTGTACTGCAGGAAATATTGCTATTTTTGGAGCGCGAAAACTATAAAAGCGTAACCGTGTCAGAACTTTTCAACTTCAAGAAATGAAATCAAACATTATAGCATTCCTCCTGCTTTTTGCAGGTCTATTTACATCGGCACAGACCAAAATGAACGCGGCGGAAATCAAACAGTTTACTGCTAGAATATCGGCTGAAAGTAAGAAAATAAAAACGCTGCAGGCCAACTTTGTACAAACCAAGAAAATGGATTTCCTGAACAAAGACCTTGTAACCTCCGGCGAAATGGCGCTGCAGGCTCCCGGAATGTTAAGCTGGAAGTACACCAAACCTTATCAGTACAGTGTAGTTTTCAAAAACGGAAAAATGCACATCAACGACCAGGGCAAAAAATCCACTATTAATGCAAAATCCAAAAATTTCGAAAAACTTAACAAATTAATAATCGGCAGTGCCAATGGAAATCTTCTGAATGACCCGGATTTTTCGGTTAGCTATTTTAAAAGCGGGAGCAATAACATGGCCCGGTTTATTCCGAAATCTGCGCAGCTGTTAAAGTATATCAAACAGGTTGACCTGCACTTTGCACCCAATCAAACAGTGGTTACGCAGGTGAATATGCTGGAAGCCTCCGGTGATACCACCAATATTGTCTTTAAAAACACAAAGGTCAATGCGCCTGTACCTGCTGCTGCTTTCAGTCTTTAGCCTGCTGATTGCAAGTCAGTCCTGCAAATCTTATACGCCGGCAGGCACTTCCATAAGCTCCTCTGCATCAACAGTCGTGGAGAACACCTATTTCAGCTCACCGGAAACTGACTATCTGTACCGGACTCAGATTGAGATTTACGGCAATAACCTTAGCGGAATACTTATCATAAAAAAGATATCTGATATCCATCGGGTAGCGATGACCACTGATTTCGGCAATAAAATGCTGGATTTTGAGATCTCTGATACTGCTTTTAAGATCAATTACCTTATTCCCGATCTGGACAGGAAATTGGTGAAAAATATTCTTGAGAAGGATTTCAGGGCTTTGTTAAAGGAAAGTTATGATGTAACCGAAGTTTCGGAAGATGCAGCGTTTAAAATATTTGCAACCGAAAATCCTAAAGGAAAAAATTTTCTTTTTTACGGTAAAAAAGATGGTCTGCTGAAGAAAACAGTCATCACCCAAAACGGAAAGGAGAAGGTTAATTTTCTGTTTGACGGAAAATCTGCTATCTTCGCCGACTCAATAACGCTGATACACAAAGACTTCAGACTTAAAATAAAGCTTAACCATATTAAGCCTGAGTCAGAATAAGCCTAATTAACGAAAACATGGATATACTGAACGGATTTTATATTTTGAACTCTTGCGAGAATACTGACGAAGGAACTTACTCAGCCATGATTACGCTGGATTCGGAGCACGGGATTTTCAGTGGGCATTTTCCCGGAAACCCGGTAGCTCCCGGCGTCTGTATGATGCAGATCGTAAAGGATGTAACGGAGCGGATTCTGGAAAGAAAATTATTCCTGACCTCTGCCAATAACGTAAAATTCATGGCCATCATCAATCCGGTAGAAACACCTGTCCTGAAGCTGGACCTGGAT belongs to Chryseobacterium sp. and includes:
- a CDS encoding energy transducer TonB; this translates as MNLEGRGKGSELGGSWMYVTEYLPIKLIRLTAQVKILQISLISLNLQLNVNSNKLSLKTATMKKFLALFLLLFGLLISAQEIQIKTDSVYTEVEEAAEYPGGLQKFRQAIMKDFNASKITGKGMLASETTFIITTEGRITDIKYTGNAALGNEMVRVLSNIKERWLPAKINGQPVKSNFRLPMNMRFE
- a CDS encoding ABC transporter ATP-binding protein — encoded protein: MATNIIEIKNLYKKYKNADDFSVNNISLEIAENEIYGILGPNGAGKTTLISMLCGLIKPTSGSYTINGLSPRNRLNSIKKITGIVPQEYALYPTLTARENLMFFGALYGLKHADLHQKIDTMLERVGLTNFANKKIEHFSGGMKRRCNLIAGIMHSPKVLFLDEPTVGVDVQSRNVIIEFLKELNQKGTSIVYTSHHLQEAQEFCTKIAIIDNGQIYAIGSPEELIANIPKAENLEDVFISLTGKELRDVI
- a CDS encoding ABC transporter permease, whose translation is MLYKLWRALWKEILLLKRDMGGILIIFIMPLVLIITITLIQDSTFKNLEGTKIPLLLVDNDKSEVSKIITDGLKKGDTFDLITNNLDEDKARQAVFNGDYQMAIVIPENLTENMNQSIDFKVQSIVSSLGVGETDTAAVQRELPKAKEIHLYFDPVTSAGFKSGVKSSVNEMVATIENQKIYAAFQDQLGTEDDISFDQKFIAFKEITPKGDDEALPNSVQHNVPAWALFAIFFIVVPLSINLVKEKNQGTIIRILANHTPYYVHVLGKTFTYLMICMIQFLLMLAVGVYLFPYLDLPKFEVAGKLPELLFVTFFAGLAAIGFGILLGTLTDTQEQSAPLGATSVVILAAIGGIWVPVFMMPDFMQTVSKFSPMNWGLNAYYDIILRNVGISQVLPGVGLLLLFYIVTVLIALIYERKKHSI
- a CDS encoding acyl-CoA thioesterase — protein: MKEKNTPSDAIINRQTVRVRFNECDPLGIVWHGHYIVYFEDGREAFGREHGISYLDVQHNGFATPIVRTVCEHFLPLKYGETITVETTFVNLPTAKMMFRYRIFNEENKLVCSGETVQVFIDTDGNLQLYNPTFFQHWKDKMGLS
- a CDS encoding beta-ketoacyl synthase N-terminal-like domain-containing protein gives rise to the protein MEKISTYITDYNCVTPLGYNAEDNWQNVLDGKSGIRKHDLFENQPPFHAGIIDNNELESIFTAEFKSENFTRLEKMLLLSLKPLIEKNGVKEKTAFILSTTKGNVSLLKNKIAPPKEAYLSVLAKTIADVFGFKTKPVVISNACVSGVMAVSVAKNMIESGLYEDAYVLAGDEVSEFVISGFNSFQAMSSEPCKPYDESRDGITIGEAAAALYITSTPPTDGIYFEILGESAVNDANHISGPSRTGEGLFRSIENALKEAQISAEKINYLSAHGTATIYNDEMESIAFTRAGLQNAPANSLKGFYGHCLGASGLLEIIIAMECGRNNTLIKSLNLENPGVSHTLNIITENKAQEIEYILKTASGFGGSNAAIILKKCAQ
- a CDS encoding 3-oxoacyl-ACP synthase; translated protein: MKTCSIENGSITVDDEVVFQEAHLHFADFAKAVYKKFSFDYPKFHKMDALSKLAFMASEMALRDEENKNTALVFANRSSSLDTDMKYQESINSEENYFPSPAVFVYTLPNICLGEISIRHQLQTENAFFVINEFDEDFMNLYAGQLLKSGKAEQVLVGWTELYGENYKGFVYLLTL
- a CDS encoding phosphopantetheine-binding protein, with product MMDLREELKHKIIEVLNLEDVSAEEIANDAPLFGGGLGLDSIDALELIVLLDKQYGIKLADPKKGKEIFESIDTMATYIEQHRTK
- a CDS encoding beta-ketoacyl-[acyl-carrier-protein] synthase family protein, with amino-acid sequence MSRKIAITGMGIISSIGRNVEENYASLLESRHGISDIEFLETRHRGDVKLGEIKMSNEDLISELGIPKDNNYARSTLLGIVAAKEAVESAGIKNLDQYRTGLISSTSVGGMDVTEKYFYDYENQPDKQKYIATHDAGQSSLAIAEVLGLKGMVSTISTACSSAANAIMMGAKLIQSGILDRVIVGGTDGLSKFTLNGFKTLMIVTDTYNTPFDNDRKGLNLGEAAAFLVLESDEVLEKENKKPIAWLSGYANANDAHHQTASSEDGTGAYLAMEKALKVSGLDTRDINYINAHGTATPNNDLSEGTAMLRIFGDGQVPDFSSTKAFTGHTLAAAAAVEAVYSILAINNGVIFPNLNFKTPMQEFDLTPVTELKRKEINHVLSNSFGFGGNCSTLIFSKS
- a CDS encoding beta-ketoacyl synthase N-terminal-like domain-containing protein, which gives rise to MKPVYVNSAVCISVQDTLNAEFFHTMEAEQTSVLLNAVAPNYKEFIPPAQIRRMSKTVKMSAVAAQKAMNEAGIVTPDAIIVGTGMGCEEDSEKFLKNVIENNEEFLTPTHFIQSTHNTVAGQIALANSCHAYNFTYVNPGSSLEMSLLDAKLQIEHDEANNILVGATDEKAARTMELYRLKGTIKKETDLPADYLDSSTAGVVWGEGSAFFVLSSEKSENTSAQLQEVTFINKLEENGVSSFISEFLAKNKLETTDIDAVLLGFSGDARTDGYYKTAMEIFEGTDQLFFKHLSGEFNTASGFAFFMANQILKRQEIPEAMRINKDIQKDFINSILIYNHLNGEDHSLTLLKKA
- a CDS encoding polysaccharide deacetylase family protein, with the protein product MKHRISILIFIAITLAVYFLKGELWMYFVILAIFGVVTFLGVTNMDFNWFLKSFISNPKAEDRIIALTFDDGPTEFTPKFLDLLARHEQKATFFCIGTQIIKHPEIFNRTVAEGHEVGNHTFSHSKATGFLSTFRMKREILRNDRVMLKKSDLTTDLYRPPFGITNPNIARAISRTGKKSIGWNIRSFDTAISNEKKILKRILPKIEPGSVILLHDTSDKSYRVLQEILLFLERENYKSVTVSELFNFKK
- a CDS encoding LolA family protein, producing MKSNIIAFLLLFAGLFTSAQTKMNAAEIKQFTARISAESKKIKTLQANFVQTKKMDFLNKDLVTSGEMALQAPGMLSWKYTKPYQYSVVFKNGKMHINDQGKKSTINAKSKNFEKLNKLIIGSANGNLLNDPDFSVSYFKSGSNNMARFIPKSAQLLKYIKQVDLHFAPNQTVVTQVNMLEASGDTTNIVFKNTKVNAPVPAAAFSL
- a CDS encoding 3-hydroxyacyl-ACP dehydratase; this translates as MLNGFYILNSCENTDEGTYSAMITLDSEHGIFSGHFPGNPVAPGVCMMQIVKDVTERILERKLFLTSANNVKFMAIINPVETPVLKLDLDIKSDGEQVKVKNVTSFGETIALKMSVNYKFI